Proteins from a single region of Cryptomeria japonica unplaced genomic scaffold, Sugi_1.0 HiC_scaffold_49, whole genome shotgun sequence:
- the LOC131862588 gene encoding phospholipase A1-Igamma1, chloroplastic-like, translated as MAVFPLPQLEDNAVLLPSSQTNSTQPQLCDVWRDIQGAHNWNGLLDPMVPNLKAEALRYGNLAQLCYDAFDGKSYSKNYGTCYHSKRDLFNKMGMSESGYQVTKYVYANTNLLNQVFGEKPKDQGVWLGFIAVCTDPNEIRRLGRRDIVIAWRGTQTAEEWIEDLRDILRGFLSCYTSTVRHRQGAAGATVNISTRDLVVSEIERLIQVYEKEMDNLSITFTGHSLGAALATLSAYDIKQMLCTKHNFHQIPVTVFAFASPRVGNLAFAKRVEEIGVKVLRFVNKRDLVPKVPGVCMNENVGCLSKLLHWLPWTYFHVGVELPLHNNSPFIQHTHNLAYFHNLELYLHLLDGYVGSKQPFSWSGRDHALVNKSCDLLREKYEIPPKWWQEQNKGLVKGPDGKWTQPSEKE; from the exons ATGGCCGTATTTCCATTGCCCCAGCTTGAAGATAATGCTGTATTATTACCCAGTTCCCAAACTAACTCAACGCAGCCTCAGCTATGTGACGtatggagagatatacaaggtgcCCATAATTGGAATGGTTTGCTTGATCCCATGGTGCCCAATTTGAAAGCTGAAGCTCTCAGATATGGGAATTTGGCACAGCTTTGTTACGACGCATTTGATGGCAAAAGCTACTCCAAAAACTACGGCACATGTTATCACAGTAAAAGAGATCTGTTCAATAAGATGGGCATGTCTGAAAGTGGCTACCAAGTCACTAAATATGTTTACGCCAATACTAATCTGTTAAATCAAGTTTTTGGTGAGAAACCAAAAGACCAAGGTGTTTGGTTGGGTTTTATTGCAGTTTGCACGGATCCAAATGAGATAAGAAGGCTTGGACGACGAGACATAGTGATTGCATGGAGAGGAACTCAGACTGCTGAAGAATGGATAGAAGACCTGAGAGATATTCTT AGAGGATTCCTGAGCTGCTATACTTCAACTGTCCGTCACCGTCAAGGCGCTGCAGGAGCCACTGTGAACATCAGCACCAGAGATTTGGTAGTCTCAGAGATAGAACGATTGATTCAAGTTTATGAAAAAGAGATGGACAATTTAAGCATAACATTTACGGGACACAGCTTAGGAGCTGCTCTTGCAACCTTGAGCGCTTATGATATCAAACAAATGCTTTGCACCAAGCATAATTTTCATCAAATTCCCGTCACCGTCTTCGCTTTTGCCTCTCCCCGGGTGGGAAATCTTGCGTTTGCTAAACGGGTGGAGGAGATTGGAGTGAAAGTGCTGAGGTTTGTGAACAAGCGTGACCTGGTTCCCAAAGTGCCCGGAGTTTGTATGAACGAGAACGTGGGATGCCTCAGCAAATTGCTGCATTGGCTTCCGTGGACATACTTTCATGTTGGCGTCGAGCTTCCTTTACACAACAATTCTCCATTCATTCAGCACACCCATAATCTTGCCTACTTTCATAATTTAGAGCTTTACTTGCATTTACTGGACGGGTACGTTGGAAGTAAGCAGCCGTTTTCTTGGAGTGGAAGAGATCATGCTCTGGTTAATAAGAGCTGTGATTTATTGCGCGAGAAATATGAAATTCCTCCAAAATGGTGGCAGGAACAGAACAAGGGCCTCGTTAAAGGTCCAGATGGCAAATGGACGCAGCCATCAGAAAAGGAATAA